A single genomic interval of Lathyrus oleraceus cultivar Zhongwan6 chromosome 7, CAAS_Psat_ZW6_1.0, whole genome shotgun sequence harbors:
- the LOC127101991 gene encoding uncharacterized protein LOC127101991: MDKEGGFVNKPPIMNGTNYDYWKAHMVAFLKSMDRKTLKEVIKVWKDPVVKDIDGKDTTNLKPGKEWSKEEDELALGNSKALSALFNRVDKNIFRMKDDECIHDFHMNILDIANSSSALGEKILEEKFVRKILKLLPKKFYMKVTTIEEAQDIFNMRVDELIGPLQTSKLAISDRSEKKNKSITFISNTKDEEGQYDLETDEGISNPIVLLERQFNKVLKKMDRKSSPNVKNISKCPTYLKKQKKGLFYSLPDDDFEDETDDETAKHVTAFTGRYELEEGSCDEYVSYEEFLISYRELCVRSEKVCKIGEKQKRIIAQLQDGKENLLSTISGLKDEVTLLNYKLENMTKLIRMLNNGSGMLDEILQVGKGVGNLKGIGFDYQSLKGKNLVTKLIPPERKANHMMIKTRKEWKPKIVVSILIAHTSLRASSREDWYFDIGYSRHVTGVKKYLVDIKSYSSSFVTFSDEAKGEIKGIGNIGCNCLPILDDVLLVKGLTTNLISISQLCDQGLKVNFTKSKCLVTNEKNDVLRRGVRYKYNLYLWIPQETTCSSTCLMSKEDDVKLWHQKLGHLNLKGMKKIASEEAIRDIPKLKIKDSKVCGISHEFSSPITPQQNGVVERKNRTLEELSRVMLHAKNLPYHFWADAMNTACYITIVLL, encoded by the exons ATGGACAAGGAAGGAGGATTTGTTAACAAACCACCTATTATGAATGGCACCAACTATGATTACTGGAAGGCACATATGGTGGCTTTTCTAAAATCTATGGATAGAAAAACCTTGAAAGAAGTTATCAAAGTTTGGAAAGACCCTGTGGTGAAGGACATAGATGGGAAGGACACGACTAATTTGAAGCCGGGAAAGGAATGGTCcaaggaagaagatgaacttgCTCTCGGAAACTCCAAAGCTTTGAGCGCCCTGTTCAATAGGGTTGACAAAAATATATTCAG GATGAAAGATGATGAGTGcattcatgattttcacatgaaCATTCTTGACATTGCCAATTCATCTAGTGCCTTGGGAGAGAAGATATTAGAGGAGAAGTTTGTTAGAAAAATTCTCAAATTGTtgcctaagaagttttacatgAAGGTCACAACTATTGAAGAAGCCCAAGACATTTTCAACATGAGAGTGGATGAGCTTATTGGGCCACTTCAAACTTCTAAATTGGCTATCAGTGATagatctgaaaagaagaacaaaagcataacTTTTATCTCCAACACTAAGGATGAAGAGGGTCAATATGACTTGGAGACTGATGAAGGAATTTCTAATCCCATTGTGCTTCTTGAAAGGCAATTCAATAAGGTGTTGAAGAAAATGGATAGGAAGTCAagtcctaatgtcaagaacat ATCAAAATGTCCCACatatctcaagaaacaaaagaagggCTTGTTTTATTCTTTGCCTGATGACGATTTTGAAGATGAAACTGATGATGAAACTGCTAAGCATGTTACAGCCTTCACTGGTAGATATGAACTTGAGGAAGGTTCCTGTGATGAGTATGTTTCTTATGAAGAATTTTTGATTTCATACAGAGAGCTTTGTGTCAGAAGTGAAAAGGTGTGTAAGATAGGAGAAAAGCAGAAGAGAATTATAGCTCAATTACAGGATGGAAAAGAGAATCTTTTATCTACTATCTCTGGTCTTAAAGATGAGGTAACCCTGTTGAATTATAAACTTGAAAACATGACCAAATTAATAAGAATGTTGAACAATGGGTCTGGTATGTTAGATGAAATTCTTCAAGTTGGAAAAGGGGTTGGAAACTTAAAAGGTATAGGTTTTGATTACCAATCTCTCAAAGGAAAAAACCTAGTGACAAAACTTATTCCTCCAGAAAGGAA GGCTAATCATATGATGATTAAAACTAGAAAGGAGTGGAAACCTAAGATTGTTGTCTCTATTCTCATAGCCCATACTTCTCTTAGAGCTTCATctagagaagactggtacttCGATATTGGTTATTCAAGACACGTGACAGGGGTCAAGAAGTATTTGGTGGACATTAAATCTTATTCCTCTAGTTTTGTCACGTTTAGTGATGAagctaaaggtgaaataaagggtATAGGAAATATAGGTTGCAATTGTCTTCCTATACTAGATGATGTTCTGCTTGTGAAAGGACTGACTACAAATCTCATCAGTATTAGTCAGTTATGTGATCAAGGTTTAAAAGTCAATTTTACCAAGTCAAAATGTTTGGTTACAAATGAGAAGAATGATGTTCTGAGGAGAGGAGTTAGGTAtaaatataatttatatttatgGATACCACAAGAAACTACTTGTTCTTCCACATGCTTAATGTCCAAGGAAGATGATGTCAAATTGTGGCACCAGAAGCTTGGACATCTTAATCTCAAAGGTATGAAAAAGATTGCGTCTGAAGAAGCTATTAGAGATATACCAAAGCTCAAAATTAAGGACAGTAAAGTCTGTG GtattagtcatgagttctcatctcccatcactcctcagcaaaatggagtTGTGGAACGCAAGAATAGAACATTAGAAGAATTATCTAGAGTTATGCTTCATGCAAAAAATCTTCCTtatcatttttgggctgacgCAATGAACACTGCTTGCTATATCACAATCGTGTTACTCTAA
- the LOC127101992 gene encoding uncharacterized mitochondrial protein AtMg00810-like, with the protein MDDTLFISQSKYAKNIVKKFGLENASHKRTPATTHLKLTKGEKGVDINQSLYRCMIGSLLYLTVSRPYITFNIGVCARYQVEPKISHITQVKRILKYINGTNEYGMLYSHSSNYILVGYCDANWACNADDRKSTSEG; encoded by the coding sequence atggatgatacttTATTCATTTCTCAAAGTAAGTATGCTAAGAATATAGTGAAGAAGTTTGGCCTAGAAAATGCTAGTCACAAAAGGACACCTGCAacaactcacttgaaattaacTAAGGGTGAAAAAGGTGTTGATATAAATCAAAGTTTGTATAGGTGTATGATTGGTAGTCTTTTGTATCTTACAGTTAGCAGACCATACATCACTTTTAATATAggagtatgtgctagatatcagGTTGAGCCTAAAATCAGTCACATTACTCAAGTGAAGAGGATCTTGAAATACATCAATGGTACTAATGAGTATGGCATGTTGTATTCCCATAGTTCTAATTACATACTTGTAGGGTATTGTGATGCAAACTGGGCATGTAACGCTGATGATAGAAAAAGTACTTCTGAAGGATGA